One region of Macadamia integrifolia cultivar HAES 741 chromosome 11, SCU_Mint_v3, whole genome shotgun sequence genomic DNA includes:
- the LOC122092685 gene encoding major strawberry allergen Fra a 1.07-like, producing MGVSTFTEDIKSPIAPARIFKAGVLDARNLLPKLLPDKIKSIEVQGSGGPGTIEQINLAEGSHSKCVKHQIDEIDKENFICKHTVTEGVVIGDKIKKIVETAKFEASPDGGSICKTTSEYHTVDDYKVTEEERKTARDMARRVYKVVEAYLLENPNAYA from the exons atgggTGTCTCTACCTTTACTGAAGATATCAAGAGCCCAATCGCTCCGGCTAGGATCTTCAAGGCTGGGGTCCTTGATGCACGCAACTTACTTCCCAAACTCCTTCCGGACAAGATCAAGAGCATTGAAGTTCAAGGAAGTGGTGGGCCCGGAACCATTGAACAGATCAACTTAGCTGAAG GCAGCCATAGCAAATGTGTAAAGCACCAGATCGATGAAATTGACAAGGAAAATTTCATATGCAAGCATACTGTGACTGAAGGTGTTGTAATCGGAGACAAGAtcaaaaaaattgttgaaacaGCTAAATTTGAGGCCTCCCCAGATGGGGGATCCATTTGTAAGACAACTTCTGAGTACCACACGGTTGATGACTACAAGGTTACAGAAGAAGAACGCAAGACTGCCAGGGATATGGCAAGACGGGTCTACAAGGTTGTGGAAGCTTACCTCTTGGAGAACCCAAATGCCTATGCTTAG